The Panicum hallii strain FIL2 chromosome 9, PHallii_v3.1, whole genome shotgun sequence genome has a window encoding:
- the LOC112875888 gene encoding uncharacterized protein LOC112875888 isoform X1: protein MAGRTPRAPVSSLKWRQRGQPSRTPAAINDRCSIVSPPRPSSPPIKINIKAWLRSFPFCWPLLAVEVKMLKNILSQSWRKGAHVLQAGNPAPALYTCWSRFHSGQILSSSRSFFGVEDFVDEDNSRPYTYKKEKRSKNPHKHISFKQRTIAHMEPFTLDVFISKRFVSASLTHRSTCRQVAVAGTNSKDIKAALKSRSDIPACLAVGRFLAERAKEADVYTCTYTPRERDRFEGKIRAVVQSLIDNGINVKLYLD, encoded by the exons ATGGCCGGGCGTACTCCCCGGGCCCCGGTGTCCTCTCTGAAGTGGCGACAGCGGGGGCAACCAAGCCGCACCCCCGCCGCCATCAACGACAGGTGCTCCATCGTATCGCCCCCAcgaccctcctcgccgccgatcAAG ATCAACATAAAGGCTTGGCTACGAAGTTTCCCTTTCTGCTGGCCACTGCTTGCAGTTGAGGTAAAGATGCTGAAGAACATTTTAAGCCAGTCATGGAGGAAAGGTGCACATGTGCTCCAAGCAGGAAATCCAGCACCGGCACTATATACATGCTGGAGTCGATTTCACAGTGGACAG ATCTTAAGCTCTTCCAGGAGCTTCTTTGGCGTGGAGGACTTTGTGGATGAAGACAACAGTAGACCCTACACATACAAGAAGGAAAAGAGATCGAAGAACCCACACAAGCACATTTCTTTCAAGCAGCGCACCATCGCGCACATGGAGCCCTTCACGCTTGACGTCTTCATTTCCAAGCGCTTCGTCTCGGCGTCTCTCACGCACCGTTCGACGTGCAGGCAGGTCGCGGTCGCCGGGACCAATTCGAAGGACATCAAGGCTGCGCTCAAGTCGAGGTCCGACATACCAGCCTGCCTGGCCGTGGGCCGTTTCCTGGCGGAGAGGGCGAAGGAGGCCGATGTCTACACCTGCACCTACACGCCGAGGGAGCGGGATAGATTTGAGGGGAAGATTAGGGCCGTTGTCCAGTCACTGATCGATAACGGGATCAATGTGAAGCTCTACCTTGACTGA
- the LOC112875888 gene encoding uncharacterized protein LOC112875888 isoform X2 has product MLKNILSQSWRKGAHVLQAGNPAPALYTCWSRFHSGQILSSSRSFFGVEDFVDEDNSRPYTYKKEKRSKNPHKHISFKQRTIAHMEPFTLDVFISKRFVSASLTHRSTCRQVAVAGTNSKDIKAALKSRSDIPACLAVGRFLAERAKEADVYTCTYTPRERDRFEGKIRAVVQSLIDNGINVKLYLD; this is encoded by the exons ATGCTGAAGAACATTTTAAGCCAGTCATGGAGGAAAGGTGCACATGTGCTCCAAGCAGGAAATCCAGCACCGGCACTATATACATGCTGGAGTCGATTTCACAGTGGACAG ATCTTAAGCTCTTCCAGGAGCTTCTTTGGCGTGGAGGACTTTGTGGATGAAGACAACAGTAGACCCTACACATACAAGAAGGAAAAGAGATCGAAGAACCCACACAAGCACATTTCTTTCAAGCAGCGCACCATCGCGCACATGGAGCCCTTCACGCTTGACGTCTTCATTTCCAAGCGCTTCGTCTCGGCGTCTCTCACGCACCGTTCGACGTGCAGGCAGGTCGCGGTCGCCGGGACCAATTCGAAGGACATCAAGGCTGCGCTCAAGTCGAGGTCCGACATACCAGCCTGCCTGGCCGTGGGCCGTTTCCTGGCGGAGAGGGCGAAGGAGGCCGATGTCTACACCTGCACCTACACGCCGAGGGAGCGGGATAGATTTGAGGGGAAGATTAGGGCCGTTGTCCAGTCACTGATCGATAACGGGATCAATGTGAAGCTCTACCTTGACTGA